CAGGTATCAGATTGAAAAGCATTAGTGCTACATTGACCCAAGTGAATACCTCGACAAACAACGTTATTAAAGCTAGAGCCCCAAAAGGTGACGGGTCAAATAGGTTTAAAATACGATAGATCATAGCCGCAAGAATAGCCATCGCTAGGTTTGAGGCAGGTCCCGCCAATGCAGTAAGTGCTGTACCACGAACCGGATTTGCAAAATTGTATTCGTTTATTGGTACAGGTTTCATCCAGCCGAACCTTACGATTATCATTAAAAACGTACCGATCGGGTCGAGATGAGCAAGTGGGTTAAGGGTTAGTCTGCCCTCGAGTGTTGCAGTATAATCTCCAAGTTTTTTAGCGGTCCAAGCGTGCATGAATTCGTGAACTGAACCTGCAAGAATGAAGGCCGGTAAGCCCAATAAGATCCATTGAAAAGTGTCTGACATATTTCTTGCTTAGATGTTAAGTTTCTGATAATATCACCCTGTTCATGGTATTTCAACGAAAGAATTAACAGAACTACCTGATCATTACTCTTTAGATCACAGCAAATAGTCATGGCAAAATATTGTGAATTGTGTGAAAAACAAACTGTAGCAGGTAGAAGGATACAACATCATCACTCCATCCAGTGGAGGTTTCGTGCTCCTCGTACTACCAGAACTTTCAAGCCAAACGTTCGAAAAGTAAAGATGGACGTCGATGGAAAAGTTAAGAATGTTTCCGTCTGTATGAAGTGCTACAAAAGAATGAGGAAAGATCTTGCGGAACTTGAGCAAGAAAAATGATCAAAATATCCGCCAGTTGACGTCTTGTTCACCAACCGCACATCTACAGGTTATTCCCTTACTTTCAAAACCTTTGCGTTACATGTTAGAATCCATTGATAATTGGAAGATCGTTTATTCCATTACAAATACCAAACCACTTAATTAGTAGACCTCAAATTTTGTTCGATAAACTTTGGAGCTTGATCACATACGATGTAGGAATAGACCTCGGGACTGCAAACACGATGGTGTTTCTTCGAGGTAAGGGGATTGTCATTTCGGAACCCTCAGTTGTAGCTATAGATAAGAAAAGCAAGCGCGTACTTGCTGTTGGTGTTGAGGCAAGGCAGATGATCGGTAGGACACCAGCTAGAGTCATCGCTGCAAAACCACTTCGTGATGGGGTGATATCTGATTTTGATATGACCCAGGCAATGATCCATTATTTCATCAATAAAGTACATGTTTATTCATCAAAATCCTTCAAGATCCCAAGACCAAGAGTGATCGTTGGTGTGCCGTCTTCAGTTACAGAGGTGGAAAGACAGGCAGTCATTGATGCTGCACGATCTGCTGGAGCTCGGCAGGTTTTTATTGTAGAGGAAGCAATGGCAGCCGCTATAGGTGCCGGTTTGCCTGTTGAGCAGGCGTCTGGAAGTATGATAATTGATATAGGTGGTGGTACAAGTGATATTGCTGTGATTTCTCTTGGGGATATTGTAGTAGATAAGACCATCAGGATCGCTGGTGACGAGATGGATCAGGATATTATTAATTATGTGAGATCAAAATATAATCTGCTGATAGGTGAGAGGACGGCAGAAGATGTAAAGATCGCTGTGGGCTCTGCATCACCACTAGAGGAAGAGAAAAATGTAATAATCCAAGGAAGAAATCTACTAACTGGTCTTCCAAAGTCGATCGAGGTGAGCAGTGTGGAGATCCGTGAGGCAATTATGAATTCGATCGATAAGATCACCGATGCAGTAAAGGACGCAATAGAAGAAACTCCACCTGAACTGCTTTCTGATCTGTTGACCTCAGGCGTACATATTGCCGGAGGAGGAGCTATGATCAGGGGGTTAGATAAACTATGGGAACAGGAATTGAAGATGCCTGTTCATGTGGTTGATGAACCACTATCTGCCGTTGCTAGAGGTACATCAATGATGCTCGACCATATCGAATTGCTCCAAAGGATCCAGAAGTCCTGGGAGGAGATCATCTGAATTTAAGGGATTTGGTTAATCCAATAT
The window above is part of the Candidatus Nomurabacteria bacterium genome. Proteins encoded here:
- a CDS encoding site-2 protease family protein, producing the protein MSDTFQWILLGLPAFILAGSVHEFMHAWTAKKLGDYTATLEGRLTLNPLAHLDPIGTFLMIIVRFGWMKPVPINEYNFANPVRGTALTALAGPASNLAMAILAAMIYRILNLFDPSPFGALALITLFVEVFTWVNVALMLFNLIPVPPLDGYRIFRAFLPKGIRYYWEQAERYAPFILLAVLLPISPLSTLTLTLISRGVSFVIDLLLS
- a CDS encoding 50S ribosomal protein L28 — protein: MAKYCELCEKQTVAGRRIQHHHSIQWRFRAPRTTRTFKPNVRKVKMDVDGKVKNVSVCMKCYKRMRKDLAELEQEK
- a CDS encoding rod shape-determining protein, with amino-acid sequence MITYDVGIDLGTANTMVFLRGKGIVISEPSVVAIDKKSKRVLAVGVEARQMIGRTPARVIAAKPLRDGVISDFDMTQAMIHYFINKVHVYSSKSFKIPRPRVIVGVPSSVTEVERQAVIDAARSAGARQVFIVEEAMAAAIGAGLPVEQASGSMIIDIGGGTSDIAVISLGDIVVDKTIRIAGDEMDQDIINYVRSKYNLLIGERTAEDVKIAVGSASPLEEEKNVIIQGRNLLTGLPKSIEVSSVEIREAIMNSIDKITDAVKDAIEETPPELLSDLLTSGVHIAGGGAMIRGLDKLWEQELKMPVHVVDEPLSAVARGTSMMLDHIELLQRIQKSWEEII